Part of the Cohnella candidum genome, AACAATGAATGAAAAGGCAGCCGTCCGTCGACGGCTGCCTTTGTATTTTCTATTCTCCGACTCGAATCCATTCAACCGCCACCGGCTGTTCCAACGCTTTGAGGACGATGCGATTGGCCCCTGGCTGCAGCCGGCAAGGATGCGTCGTCCGAACGACATGCCAAGAGTGGTCCTCGATGCATATCGACTCGGCCACCTCGTCGTTGACGCAGATCTCGAGCTTCGCTTCTCCCCCGCCGCCTCCGCAAACGCGTAAAGCCAGCGGAACCCGTACTTGATCGTTCGAATCATGCTCGACCGTATAAGCCAGCCAATCTTCAGGCTGCAGGAGCACATGCATCCATTCGTCGGCGGACCAATCTTCTCCTCCGCCATGCTGGAAATTCGCCGTTGTCCTGTCTCCCGTCGTAAATCGGATATCCGTGCCGTCCTCATCCCTGAACCCCAGGCTTCTCGGCGTAAATTCGCCCACACTGAAGCTGATGCCCGGCCCTTTGTACCCGTAAAATACGGCCGGTATGCGTACCGGCGGACGGAAGAGCAATGCATTGACCACCTGAGGATAATAGGCGCATCGATCCAGATTCAAGTTCTGCAGATATTCCCACAAGATCCGTTCGGCTTCCGGTTCGGTTAGCCGCTCCCCGCCCTCGAGGTAAGCGACGAGCCGGTCCCATCCTTGCGGCTTCGCCACGGAACAAGGGGAATTCGTGCAGTCCATCTTCTTCCACGTCCAGAAGTTCCAAGAAATATCATGGTCCTCGTAGAGACGGAAGGCTCCCGTATACCACTCCACGTTGTTCTCTCCGCCTTCTCCCATGAAAATCGGCACTTCCCACTCGTCGCGTTTGTCGAGGAACTTCCGAATGCTTTCCGTATCCGGGCTGTTCCAGTACTTATGAAACTGAAGCATCAGGTTGTCGTCGATTTTCTCCTCGAAAAACGACCAGTCCGTCGCCCAATGAACGCCTTCCAACATGATCATGTGTTTGCTGTCCACTTCGCGGATCGCTTGCACGATCTCTTTGTACAGAGGCATCACCTGATCGTTATAAGCGGAAAACCACTCGGGAAGCGGCTCGTTCAGCAGATCGTAGCCCGCGACGATCCACCGGTCCCGATATCGCTCGGCGAGCAAACGCCAAATGCCGACCGTAAGCTTCTTGTTCTCCTCACGGATAAACAGCTCCGGTTGATCGTTCGGAGAATCGTCGATGTTAGTCCCCGTTTGTCCGCCCGGCGCGCCATGCAGATCCAGGATGACGTACAGCCGATATTGCTCGCACCAATCGATCACTTGGTCGAGCAAAGCCAGATGCCCCTCATGATAGCGGTCCGTTTCGCCTTCAAACAAAAAACGCGAGTTGATCGGCAGCCGAACGGAATTGAAGCCTTCCGCAGCTACGCGCGCGATATCCTTCTCCGCGATATACGTCCGGTAGTAAATTTCCCAAAACTCCTTCGCCGTCCGGTCGCCGACGAGCTCCCGAATCATGCGCTCGATCCGGAGCGGCCGATCCCCCTGACCGGGGAATCTCCACATATAGCCTTCGGGCAACAGCCAGCTGCCGAACCCGACGCCCCGAAGGAGGATTTCCCGTCCTAGCCCGTTCACGATCCGCGGCCCGACGGCTTTGACATACCCTTCTACCTCTTGCATCCCGGCTCCCCTTTTCCGTCAATTTCAGCCCTTGATGGCTCCGTCCGCGATTCCTTTGATAATGTACTTTTGCAGGAGCAGGTAAAACGCGATGACGGGCAGCATGGCCATGATCAGCGAAGCCAGAATCGCCGACCACTCGTTATTGCCGTATTGGCCGAACAGCATATTGGTCGACAGCAGCAGCGTATAATTGTCGCGGTCGGTCAGCATTAGAAGCGGCAAAAGAAAATCGTTCCAGATCCATAAGAGGTTCAGGATCGCGTTGGTGGCGGTAATCGGCAGCAGCAACGGGAAGATCAAGGTGAAAAACAATTTGAATTCGCCGCACCCGTCCATTACCGCGGCTTCGTCGAGATCCCTCGGGATGGATTTGACGAAGCCGTGATAGAGGAAAACGGCGAACGAAACGCCCAGCCCGATATAGAGGGTCCCCAGTCCGTAAGTCGTGCCTTGAACGTGGAGTTCCTTCGCGATCCTCGTCAGCGTGATCATGATGGAATGGAAGGGGATGAGCATCGAAAGGATAAAGACGCCGAAAAAGAAGCCGCTCAGCTTCCCGGGCGTACGGGAAAGCTTGTACCCGGCCATCGAAGCGAATAGAATGATGCCGGTCAGACCGATGGCGGTGATCAAGGCCGTATTGCCCAGGCTTCGCAAGAAGTGAATCCGTTCGAAAGCGTCCGCGTAATTATGGAACTGAAAACGGTCAGGAAGCGCCAAAATGTCGTTCAAGATCTCCCCGTCGGTTTTGAACGAGTTCAGTACGCCCATGTAGATCGGGAATAACGTGACGACGGCTGCCACCGCCAGGATCAGGAAGACGAGCACGGAGCCCAATTTCCGAAAAGCCGCCCCTCCCCTCATGCTTCCACCTCCCGCCTTTTCATGACGGCAAGCTGAACGAACGTCAACAGCATGACGATCAGAAACAGAATCATCGCTTTGGCGCTTGCATACCCGTAGCGGAAGCTGTTATGAAAGGCCTCGTCGAAAATGTTGAGCGCGATCACTTGCGTGGCCCGCCCGGGACCGCCGTTCGTGAGCGCGAATACCGCTTCGAACACCTTGAACGAACCGTTAAGCGTCAGGAAGATCCCGATCGTCACCGCCGGCATGATCATGGGCATCGTGATATACCGGAAGTTCTGCCAAGCGTTCGCTCCGTCGATCGCCGCCGCTTCGTTCAGATGGTCCGGCACGTTCTGCAGCGCCGCGATGTAGATGACCATCAGGTAGCCGACTCCGGCCCACAGGGACAGGATCAGAATCGCGATGAAGGAAAGCTTCGGATCTCCGATCCAGGATTGATCCAGGAAAGACATCCCGGTATGGACGGCCAGATAAGGAAGCACCTTCGTGAAAATGAAAAGCCACATGATGCCTCCGATAATCAAGCTGATCATGTTGGGCATGAAAAAAACGGTCCGGAAAACCGACTTCGTCCGGCGCCGGGATTCAATGAAAACCGCGAGCAGAATGGCGAGCGCGTTTTGCAGCACCACCATGCACACGACGTATTTGAGAGTAAACCCTATGGAATCCAGGAAATAATCATCATTCGTCAACGCTTCACGATAATTCGCGAATCCCACGAGGTGATAGGCGGGATTCACGCCGTTCCAATCCGTCAAGCTGTACCAGACCCCGCCGAAGGCGGGGACCAGTACGAAGACGGTATAAAAGAGCAAGGCCGGTAAAATGAAGGCGAGGAGAATGACCGTTCGTTTGCCAAAATGCTTGCCTGCCATTCGTTTCACTCCCGGTCAATCGATTGGGTTTACTTTGCCGCTTCGGCTTTTACGGCGTTCGCCCACGTTTTATCCATGATCTGGATGAACTTTTCTTTCGTTACGGTTTTCGAGTAGTAGCTTTGCAGCTCTTTCGCTTGCTCATCGGTCACGCCGTTCGGCAGCTTCAGGTCTTGGTAGGCTTTGCCTTGGGAGACGTAGCTCATCGCTTCGTCGATCCAAGGGAAGGACTTATACGTATGGACCGAGGAAATCGGGTTGAACTTCAGCTGTTCGAAGAAGGCGGAAGAATCGTTGTCGTCCAGCATGTAGTTGAGCAGGTCGAGCGCGACGTCTTTGTTCTTGCTGCTCGGGGATACGGCGAGCGACGTGGACGCCGACAGGTTGATCATGGTGCCTTTGGGGTCGTTGCTGACCGGAAGCGGAGCGACGCCGAATTCCATGTTCGGGTTGGCTTTCAGGATCGAATCGGCCATCCACGGACCTTGAACCCACATCGCGGCTTTGCCGTTCGCGAAATCCGTCGCGCCCGCGGCGCTTCCCACTTCAAACGGCTTCGCCGTTCCGTTGGACATGATCAAATCGATGATGTTGAAAATATCGCCTACGTCCGAATAGGAAGCTTCGCCCTTGCTCATTTTGTCGACCCAGTCCGGATGTTCGGAATTGACGATGCCGCCGAGAGACAGCGCGGTCATGAGCTGCGGCACCCAGGACTCTTGGAACGCGAGTTCGAACGCCGGGATGTTTTTGGCTTTCAGGGTATCGACGACTTTCTTCATCTCATCCAGCGACTGAGGAGGCGTCAGGCCGTTGTCGCTGAAAATTTTCTTGTTGTACAGGTAGCCCCATGCCAAGCTTTCCAGCGGCAGCACCGAAACTTTGCCGTCATAGGTAACCGTTTGCTTCACGCTGTCGAACAGCTTGCCGATGGCCGGCTGATCCGACAGGTCCGTCAAATATCCGGCGTTATAGTACGTGGGAATGTCGTTGGCATGGATGGAGAAAACGTCCGGCGCGTCATTGGACGCCAAGCGGGCTTGGAGAATTTGTTTGGCTTGATCGGCGTTCGGCGTTTCGGATTTGATCGTGACGTCGATGTTCTTCTCTTTCAATTCTTTGGCTTTGAACTGCTCGAAGTACTTGTCGAACTGCTCTTTGAACTGAGGAACCGTGAGGAATACCTTGAGTTCCACTTTCTTTGGCGCAGCGGACGGCGAGGCGCTGGGAGACTCGGCGGCCGGGCTCGATGCGGACGGCGTTGCCGAGGCAGCGGCGCTGCTGCCGCTTTCTTTGTTCCCCGATCCGCATGCCGACAGAATGGACAGCATGAGAATCAGAGCGATGGATAGATACGACGCCTTCTTCATGTTTGAATCCCCCTATGAGTTAGATGCGTCTTCAGTATAAAGAAAGCGATTGCAAGAATCTTTCCACCGGATTTACTTGTTGAATTTGAAAATATTGACCTTCCGTTAACTTCTCATGTTCCCCGGAGGAATGCCGTAAAACTTCTTGAATACGCGATAAAAGTAAGTGATGTCCGTAAATCCGGTCAATTCGGCCGTTCGCTTGATGGAAAGACCGTTCGTCACGAGGAGTTCCTTCGCTTTTTCCATTCGGACTCTCGTAATGGCGTCCATAACCGTCTCGCCTAGCCTTGCTTTGTATTGCCTGCTTAGATACTCTTTCCTAACCGCGAATTTCTTGGCGAGGGTCTCCAGCGAGATCGCCTGACTGTAGTTCCTTTCGATAAATTCCTTCACTTTGTCGATATCCAACCTGTCTCTGTCCTGTCGGATGATTTGCAAAGACCGAAGGACCTCTTGATATAAGTTCTCCGTTTCTTTTATCGCATCCCGCATGGAAGCCCGCTCGATGGATTCGCGCCAAATCTCCACTTGCGGAACCAGTTGAACCGGCTGAAGGTCGTCCGAAACAAGAGCCTCTTCCAAGATCGCGATAAAATCATAGGCGATTTTATACGGCATTCCTTTTCGAGTATGTTCGTCCATGAGCGTTTGATCCAGGTATTGCGCCATCTGGCTAAAGGTCTCTGCCAGCGCTTTGTCATTCAAATCCAATAAGTTGCTTTGGATCAACTTTCGATAGGTTAAGTAACGGTCCTGAACGGACGTATCCAAATGAGTCGCCTTTCGAGGTGTCGGCGATTCGGAAGATTCCTTGTTCAGTTGCTCTATGCATTCCGCTAAGGATTGATTCAGTTCTTCCGCACTTATCGGTTTCAGCATGTAATTCACGGCTTTGGATTGGATGGCTTGCTTAAGGTAAGAAAAATCCTCATATCCGCTCATGATCAGGATTTTCACGTTCGGAAATCGCTCCTGAAGGGACTGAAGAAGCTTATCTCCTCCCAAGCCCGGCATTCGCATATCCGTGATGATAATATGCGGCTTCCGTTCAGCTGCCAGTTCAATTCCCAGGTAACCGTCATCGGCTTCGCCAACGATACGAAGTCCCAAACGATCCCAATCGCCGAGGGACTTGACGATTTGTCTGGCCCAGGGTTCATCATCCATAATCAGAACGTCGTACATGGCGGACCTCTCCTCGTTTATGCTTTCTGCCGGGCGGGAAAAACCATCACCATAACCGTTCCGCACTCGGATTTGCTGAAAATTCGAATTCCGTGAGGACTCCCGAAATGCAACCTCAACCTGTTGTGCACGTTACGAAGTCCAATGCTCTTTCCCGCATCCAACCGGCTGTCATCCTTCAAGCTTTCACGAAGGCGATTCAGTTGTACCGGTTCGATTCCTACGCCGTTATCCTGAATGAGGACGATAACCCGCCTGCGAACAAGTTTGATTCTGATCCGCAATTCCCATTTCCCTTGCTTCGGCTGCAGCCCGTGTTCGAACGCGTTTTCTATGACAGGCTGCAAAATGAACTTCGGAAGACGGCAATCCAAAACCCGGGGATCCGTCTCGATGGATACTTTGCATCGGCCTGCGAATCTTTGTTCCTGGATATATAAATAATTGCGAATATGCGCAACTTCATCTTGCAGTTGAACCTGCTCATCCACCGTACTGATCGAATATCTCAGCAAGTTCCCCATCATCCGCGTAATTTCATAGACTTCGGGGGCTTCTTTTGAAAGTGCCATACCTCCGATTAAATTCAAGGTATTGTTGAGAAAATGAGGATTGATTTGTGCCTGCAAGGCGAGCAGCTGAGCATTTTTAATTTCGATTTCATGTTGGTATTCATGTTCGATTAATTCTTTAATCCTCTGCATCATCAGGTTATAACCATGTTGAAGCAAGCCGATCTCATCGACTCTTTCCACGGATTTCATTTCGAAGTTTTGGATCTGTGCCATGCGCATCGTTCTGGCCAGACCTACGATCGGCTTCGTGATGCGGAGCGACAACAATATGGACAGCAAAATGGACACGATGACGAACAATCCGCCGGTCAGAATGCCCGCGCGGATCGTCGGAAGTCCGCTCTCCTTGATCGTCGATAAAGGAATCGCCTTCACGACCGTCAATTGGCCGTCACCGACGCGCTCCATAAAATAGAAAAATTGATTGCTGTGGCGAAGCACGAGTCCGTTGTCGGGAAGATCCATGGAATGAAGCAAATCTAAAATTTCGGATGAAGCGATGCGGGGGGTGGATCCGGAAAGCAATTCCCCCTCGTCATTCATGAGAAAGACATAACTTTCCGGTTCCGATTTGAGGATCCGGGACACTTCTTCCCACACCTGGTCATTGATGTCCACCGCGATTCCGCCCAATAAAAACTTATCCGGGAATCGATTGATGCTGTGAAAGGCGGTAATGCCGCCTGCGGATTGCTTGAAATACATATTCACGGGCATTTTTTCGATTCTGGACCAAGCGGTCCCCCCGATTTTCAATGTTCGGGTCGTGCCGCTATCCGCATAACTGACCGAGAGCGCCTTCTGAGTTAAGCGACTATAGAGAGTTAAGCGATCGATTTTACGAGCATTGGAGAAGAAGGTGGAAGTAAGGGTTTCCCGCAACGCATTTTGGGAACGGGAAGCCGCATTCCTATCGTCCGATCCGGAAGTCATGGTCCCCATGACTTCCCCGTTGATTTGCAAAGAATAGAACAGGGCGTCTACCTGATCGATCAACTCATTCAAATATTGATCCGCCCACAGCATTCTGGATTGATTGGCACCGATCAATTCCTTTTCGACGGATGCGCGCGTATTAATCGCAGCGATCCAAGTAACGGTGACGACGGGAAGCGTCGTGAGGCAGATCATGAGGATCATGAAACGCAAACGCAAACTGAACCGGTTCACCTGATTTCCCCCTGCTCCTGCCTTGGCGTCTGTCGAAAATGCATAGCGAATATGAGTCCGCGTTTATCGATTATACCATCAGGATTCTCCTAAAAATCGACCTCATGGAAAACGGCCCGATTCGACGTAAGAATCGGGCCTTGTCCATTTCAGTATAAGGAGGGGAAGGGGCTTCGTCATTGGACGAAATTGACCCTCTCGGTTGGAACATATTGATGTGTCCGTCCGCCCGCTCGCTTCAGCTTCAGCGTGCCGACTGAACGAACTCGAGAAAACGGCCTACCGCGCCGTCCAAATGCTGAAGCGTCGATTCGTCCTTCAGACGTCCCGTCGCGTCGAATTTCTGGGCGGCGAGGTTGATGAGAAGCTCGTTGCCTGCCGGCGGGAGCAGCTTCGCGCGAATGCCAGGCGCGGCGAGCACCTCGCGCAGGTGGAGCTGGGCGCGGATCGTGCCCATGATGCCGGTAGACACGCCGGCCGTCATGACCGGTTTGCCGATCAGCGGCTGCTCGACGCGGGAAAGCCAATCGAGCGCGTTCTTGAGCACGCCTGGGATCGACCAGTTATATTCCGGCGTGACGATGATGACGCCGTCCGCTTCCTGGACTTGCTTCCTCAGCTTCAGCACGCTCGGAGGAGGACTTTGCTCTTCATCCTGGTCGAACAGGGGCAGGGAACGGATTTCCGCGAGCTCCCATTCGAAACGGTCGTTAAACCTTTCCTGGATCGTTCTCGCGAATGCCAGGTTGTACGATTCCTTGCGTAAACTTCCGACGACTCCCAACAACTTCATGTCGTGATGTCCCCTTTGCTTGATGGTCCGGGCAAATGGAAAACCCTCCATCATAATGTAGCAGACGGAGGGATACGAAAACCAGTCGAACGAAACCCGGCTCAGTTGCCGGACGGAAGAGGGAAAGTGACCGCTTCTCCCGCTATGTCTTTCCACCCGCCGCTCACGGCGTCGAGAACGGGGACCACATTCGTGTACTAGCGGGGAACGGACGGTTTCAGCATCAGCTCGTAAAACAGCTCGGCCCGGTTGCCCTCGACCCAGCGGTATCGCAGAACGATGTCGTAGAGGGATAACAGCTTCTCGACCGCTTTCGGCGCCGAAACTTTCGGATTCGCTTGCGACGGATAGCGGACCGGCATCAGTTGGCTTTGGATCGATTCGACCTCGCCGTTGTACGCGTTGACGTCCACGTATACGTTCTCCTGGCTGACCCCGACGCCGCCGGCCACCCGTACATATTCGAATCGATAGAGCGGACGGGTCGCGACACGGCCGTCCGATAGGAACAAGTCGACCCGGCTTTCCGCCAATTGATCGGCGAAGGCGGGCATCGCCTTTTTCAGGAAAGCAACGGCTTTAAGCCGGGCCTTGCTCTCGCTCACTTTCGCTTTCGTCAGCAGGCTGTGATCGGTACCGTCGTCGGATTGATAGAGGTACACCTGCCCTGTCGCCTGGTCGAATCCGATGACGACGGTGCGAACCCTTTTCTTGTCCGCACTCGGAATCACGAGCTTATACAAATATTGCTGCGGTTTGCTGATCTTATAGGTCCCGGTGAGCGAGAGCAGATTTATGACTTTAGCGCGCATTTGCGCGTCCGTCAACTTCGCGTTCGTTACGAGCGGCGCGAGCTGTTTGGTGCTGAGCGGTTTCAATACGATCGGGAAAGGGCGCCCGTTCCGCTCGGCAGGGAAAACGCCCGTGCTCGCTTTCAGCGAAGTTTGCCACAGCGTGTATGCCAGGAAGGGCTTGTTACCGGAGCCCAGTTTGTAAGCGAGCAACGGCGACGATTGCTTGAGGTAAATCCGTTTGGCCTTCTCAGCCGAAATCGCTGGTGTGGGATCCGAGAAATCGTACGCGTTCCAATTGGCGGTATAAGAAGCGATTCGCCCGTCCGGCCGGACGATGACCAACAGCCAATTGTCGGTTCGGATTCCGTTCATTGCCCGGTAGAATCGAATGCGGAACAGCGACTTGTCTTCGAACCGGGTATCGTATTCCGATTCCGGATAAGGATCCAGCCTCCAGTCGGCATTCAGTCCCCAGTTCAATCCTCCTACGAGCGAGGCGGCAATGTTCACCGCATCTCCCCGCGAGATGGAGTCGCCTGTGCCGGTTGTTGTCGTCGGCACCGCCCCGCTCTCCGGCTGCCGGTCCTCGAGGGACATGTTCCGCAGGCTTCCGTCCGCCGCGGAGAAACGGACATTGTAATAGCCGGCCCAGTTCCCGTTCGAATCCTTGTCCGGCCGATGCAGGGTAAGATCCCATTCCCCTGCCGAGGCCTCGGATGCTCTCGAAAGAACCGCGTCCTGGAGTTCGGCATCATCAGGTACGAACGCGAGGCTTTTCGCGTAGGCGAAAGCCTCGTCTTGCGTGCGGATCGCGGTGACGGAAGCCGCGGCCGCGGCAATCTCCTTGTCGGGAATCAGCAACGGGGCGCCAACACCGGCAAACAGCAGCGCGGGAAGCAGCAGAGCCTTCAAGCCTCGTGCCGCCCGGGACGCATAATTTCTTGGTAATGAACGGGACATGGTCGGACCTCCTATACGATCGTCAAGCGGGAGTATGATTCCATAGACGTAAAAAGGCCGGAATGGTTGCGTAAGCATGAAAAAAGGGACCCGCCATGAAGGCGGGTCCACTTTGATGATTCGACCGGATTAGCAGTCGAAGTAGAGGCTGTACTCGTGCGGATGAACGCGGATCGAAACGGATTTCGCTTCGGAACGCTTAAGCGCCACGTAGTTGTCGATGAATTCTTTGGTGAAGACGCCGCCTTCGGTCAGGAAGTCGGAATCCGCTTCGAGAGCGTCCAGCGCTTCGTCCAGGGAGCCCGGAACGCTGCGGATTTCTTTCTTCTCTTCGTCGGCCAGCTCGTAAATGTTCTTGTCGAACGGTCCATAGCCGAGAGCGGCCGGATCGATCTTGCGCTTGATGCCGTCCAGGCCGGCAAGCAGCATGGCTGCGAACGCCAGGTACGGGTTGGCCGTGGAGTCCGGCGTGCGGAACTCGATGCGGCAGCCTTTCGGCGTAACGGCAGCGACCGGAATGCGGACAGCTGCGGAACGGTTGCCTTTGGAGAATACGAGGTTAACCGGCGCTTCGTAACCCGGAACGAGACGTTTGAACGAGTTCGTGGACGGGTTCGTGATCGCGATCAGAGCCGGGGCATGGTACAGGATGCCGCCGATGTAGTTCAGGGCCAATTGGCTCAGGTTGGCGTAAGCGCCTTTCTCCCAGAAGAGCGGCTGGCCGTCGTTGAAGATCGACATGTGAACGTGCATCCCGCTGCCGTTGTCGCCGAAGAGCGGCTTCGGCATGAACGTTGCAACTTTGCCGTATTGGCGAGCCACGTTGTGGATGATATATTTGTACTTCATCAGGTTGTCGGCCGTTTTGGTCAGCGTGTCGAAACGGAAGTTGATTTCCGCTTGGCCCGCGGTCGCCACTTCGTGGTGGTGACGCTCGACGCGAAGGCCGGTTTCCTGCATCAGGCGGACCATTTCGCTGCGGATGTCTTGCTGCGTATCGGTCGGTGCAACCGGCACGTAACCGCCTTTGACGCGGACTTTAAAGCCCAGGTTGCCGCCTTCTTCTTTGCGGTTCGTGTTCCAAGCCGCTTCTTCGGAGTCGACCGAGAAGGACGAAGAGTTCATCGTGCTTTCGTAACGAACGTCATCGAAAATGAAGAATTCGGATTCCGGCGCGAAGAAAGCATCCGTACCTACGCCGGACTTCTGCAGCAATTCTTCAGCCTTCTGTGCGATGGAGCGCGGGTCGCGCTCATAGCGCTCGCCGTCCGGAGTATAAATGTTACACATAACGATCAGGGTCGAGTGAGCCGTGAAAGGATCCACGTATACGGACTCGGTGTCCGGCATCATGACCATATCGGATTCTTCAATGCCGCGGAAACCCGGGATCGAGGAACCGTCGAAGGCTACGCCGTTGACGAAAGTATCCGCGTCCACTTCGGTAGACGGCAGCGTGATGTGGTGAGCTTGGCCCGTCAAGCTGATGAAACGGAAATCTACGAATTCGATGTTCTTTTCCTTGATCAATTCCAACACTTTTTCAACAGCCATCTTCGTGTTTCCTCCCCATTTCCGAACATTGGGATAAAAATTTGGACAGATCGTTCAAGTTTTCCCCAACTTATGAGGTTTATTATAAAACTCGTCTTTAGCGAGCGTCAATAGTTATGTCAGGTATTTTTTATCGATATGTTAGCAATACTCACATAGTACATAAAATCGTCATAAAAGTACAAAGCGATCCGCCGTAATGGCGAATCGCCTCGTTTCATCAGATTTTCCATTGAAGGAAAGCTTCCGCGGGATCTTTGACCGTGCCGAATTTTTTGCCGCACAACGGCGCGAGTTGTTC contains:
- a CDS encoding cellulase family glycosylhydrolase, which encodes MQEVEGYVKAVGPRIVNGLGREILLRGVGFGSWLLPEGYMWRFPGQGDRPLRIERMIRELVGDRTAKEFWEIYYRTYIAEKDIARVAAEGFNSVRLPINSRFLFEGETDRYHEGHLALLDQVIDWCEQYRLYVILDLHGAPGGQTGTNIDDSPNDQPELFIREENKKLTVGIWRLLAERYRDRWIVAGYDLLNEPLPEWFSAYNDQVMPLYKEIVQAIREVDSKHMIMLEGVHWATDWSFFEEKIDDNLMLQFHKYWNSPDTESIRKFLDKRDEWEVPIFMGEGGENNVEWYTGAFRLYEDHDISWNFWTWKKMDCTNSPCSVAKPQGWDRLVAYLEGGERLTEPEAERILWEYLQNLNLDRCAYYPQVVNALLFRPPVRIPAVFYGYKGPGISFSVGEFTPRSLGFRDEDGTDIRFTTGDRTTANFQHGGGEDWSADEWMHVLLQPEDWLAYTVEHDSNDQVRVPLALRVCGGGGGEAKLEICVNDEVAESICIEDHSWHVVRTTHPCRLQPGANRIVLKALEQPVAVEWIRVGE
- a CDS encoding carbohydrate ABC transporter permease; translated protein: MRGGAAFRKLGSVLVFLILAVAAVVTLFPIYMGVLNSFKTDGEILNDILALPDRFQFHNYADAFERIHFLRSLGNTALITAIGLTGIILFASMAGYKLSRTPGKLSGFFFGVFILSMLIPFHSIMITLTRIAKELHVQGTTYGLGTLYIGLGVSFAVFLYHGFVKSIPRDLDEAAVMDGCGEFKLFFTLIFPLLLPITATNAILNLLWIWNDFLLPLLMLTDRDNYTLLLSTNMLFGQYGNNEWSAILASLIMAMLPVIAFYLLLQKYIIKGIADGAIKG
- a CDS encoding carbohydrate ABC transporter permease, which gives rise to MAGKHFGKRTVILLAFILPALLFYTVFVLVPAFGGVWYSLTDWNGVNPAYHLVGFANYREALTNDDYFLDSIGFTLKYVVCMVVLQNALAILLAVFIESRRRTKSVFRTVFFMPNMISLIIGGIMWLFIFTKVLPYLAVHTGMSFLDQSWIGDPKLSFIAILILSLWAGVGYLMVIYIAALQNVPDHLNEAAAIDGANAWQNFRYITMPMIMPAVTIGIFLTLNGSFKVFEAVFALTNGGPGRATQVIALNIFDEAFHNSFRYGYASAKAMILFLIVMLLTFVQLAVMKRREVEA
- a CDS encoding ABC transporter substrate-binding protein, which gives rise to MKKASYLSIALILMLSILSACGSGNKESGSSAAASATPSASSPAAESPSASPSAAPKKVELKVFLTVPQFKEQFDKYFEQFKAKELKEKNIDVTIKSETPNADQAKQILQARLASNDAPDVFSIHANDIPTYYNAGYLTDLSDQPAIGKLFDSVKQTVTYDGKVSVLPLESLAWGYLYNKKIFSDNGLTPPQSLDEMKKVVDTLKAKNIPAFELAFQESWVPQLMTALSLGGIVNSEHPDWVDKMSKGEASYSDVGDIFNIIDLIMSNGTAKPFEVGSAAGATDFANGKAAMWVQGPWMADSILKANPNMEFGVAPLPVSNDPKGTMINLSASTSLAVSPSSKNKDVALDLLNYMLDDNDSSAFFEQLKFNPISSVHTYKSFPWIDEAMSYVSQGKAYQDLKLPNGVTDEQAKELQSYYSKTVTKEKFIQIMDKTWANAVKAEAAK
- a CDS encoding response regulator transcription factor — its product is MYDVLIMDDEPWARQIVKSLGDWDRLGLRIVGEADDGYLGIELAAERKPHIIITDMRMPGLGGDKLLQSLQERFPNVKILIMSGYEDFSYLKQAIQSKAVNYMLKPISAEELNQSLAECIEQLNKESSESPTPRKATHLDTSVQDRYLTYRKLIQSNLLDLNDKALAETFSQMAQYLDQTLMDEHTRKGMPYKIAYDFIAILEEALVSDDLQPVQLVPQVEIWRESIERASMRDAIKETENLYQEVLRSLQIIRQDRDRLDIDKVKEFIERNYSQAISLETLAKKFAVRKEYLSRQYKARLGETVMDAITRVRMEKAKELLVTNGLSIKRTAELTGFTDITYFYRVFKKFYGIPPGNMRS
- a CDS encoding sensor histidine kinase translates to MNRFSLRLRFMILMICLTTLPVVTVTWIAAINTRASVEKELIGANQSRMLWADQYLNELIDQVDALFYSLQINGEVMGTMTSGSDDRNAASRSQNALRETLTSTFFSNARKIDRLTLYSRLTQKALSVSYADSGTTRTLKIGGTAWSRIEKMPVNMYFKQSAGGITAFHSINRFPDKFLLGGIAVDINDQVWEEVSRILKSEPESYVFLMNDEGELLSGSTPRIASSEILDLLHSMDLPDNGLVLRHSNQFFYFMERVGDGQLTVVKAIPLSTIKESGLPTIRAGILTGGLFVIVSILLSILLSLRITKPIVGLARTMRMAQIQNFEMKSVERVDEIGLLQHGYNLMMQRIKELIEHEYQHEIEIKNAQLLALQAQINPHFLNNTLNLIGGMALSKEAPEVYEITRMMGNLLRYSISTVDEQVQLQDEVAHIRNYLYIQEQRFAGRCKVSIETDPRVLDCRLPKFILQPVIENAFEHGLQPKQGKWELRIRIKLVRRRVIVLIQDNGVGIEPVQLNRLRESLKDDSRLDAGKSIGLRNVHNRLRLHFGSPHGIRIFSKSECGTVMVMVFPARQKA
- a CDS encoding NADPH-dependent FMN reductase; protein product: MKLLGVVGSLRKESYNLAFARTIQERFNDRFEWELAEIRSLPLFDQDEEQSPPPSVLKLRKQVQEADGVIIVTPEYNWSIPGVLKNALDWLSRVEQPLIGKPVMTAGVSTGIMGTIRAQLHLREVLAAPGIRAKLLPPAGNELLINLAAQKFDATGRLKDESTLQHLDGAVGRFLEFVQSAR
- a CDS encoding YcdB/YcdC domain-containing protein produces the protein MSRSLPRNYASRAARGLKALLLPALLFAGVGAPLLIPDKEIAAAAASVTAIRTQDEAFAYAKSLAFVPDDAELQDAVLSRASEASAGEWDLTLHRPDKDSNGNWAGYYNVRFSAADGSLRNMSLEDRQPESGAVPTTTTGTGDSISRGDAVNIAASLVGGLNWGLNADWRLDPYPESEYDTRFEDKSLFRIRFYRAMNGIRTDNWLLVIVRPDGRIASYTANWNAYDFSDPTPAISAEKAKRIYLKQSSPLLAYKLGSGNKPFLAYTLWQTSLKASTGVFPAERNGRPFPIVLKPLSTKQLAPLVTNAKLTDAQMRAKVINLLSLTGTYKISKPQQYLYKLVIPSADKKRVRTVVIGFDQATGQVYLYQSDDGTDHSLLTKAKVSESKARLKAVAFLKKAMPAFADQLAESRVDLFLSDGRVATRPLYRFEYVRVAGGVGVSQENVYVDVNAYNGEVESIQSQLMPVRYPSQANPKVSAPKAVEKLLSLYDIVLRYRWVEGNRAELFYELMLKPSVPR